A region from the Acanthopagrus latus isolate v.2019 chromosome 8, fAcaLat1.1, whole genome shotgun sequence genome encodes:
- the LOC119023752 gene encoding serine/threonine-protein kinase WNK1-like isoform X1, translating into MSEKPDDKMVKFLAPPQKSGNGPSSGSDSMVSDCRPTEVRRRHHTMERDRCNPEHRFLRRSVISDSNATALALPLPSKIPIPAPQRVQPREVAPQRQQAAVGAHLPRAEPSLAKHEEPAQRRGSEDEEGRDIEIAKVDVVPSEQEPVSVQDICDGEVVVAAHSAPCLGTELPSQTEPESTTEVKVNHEEEGEEEDKDSAKARAEAEQREAEKKVQEDIEEAETKAVGTSPDGRFLKFDIEIGRGSFKTVYKGLDTETTVEVAWCELQDRKLSKTERQRFKEEAGMLKGLQHPNIVRFYDSWEGPSKGRKCIVLVTELMTSGTLKTYLKRFKVMKIKVLRSWCRQILKGLHFLHTRAPPIIHRDLKCDNIFITGPTGSVKIGDLGLATLKRASFAKSVIGTPEFMAPEMYEEKYDESVDVYAFGMCMLEMATSEYPYSECQNAAQIYRRVTSGVKPGSFDKVAIPEVKEIIEGCIRQNKDERYSIKDLLNHAFFQEDTGVRVELAEEDDGEMVAIKLWLRIEDVKKLKGKYKDNEAIEFSFDLNKDVPEDVAQEMVESGYVCDGDHKTIAKAIKDRVSLISRKRAQRQQVREDQEKRRIEEEQQSLLLQAQQQGQQPGTEMPQSQPVRQPASYVPSQPTQHSTQISAQTPSQQSLQSSNYSTSQSVQLTGMPQGVPFVPHSTGQLPGSVQGQSVAPIQPESEEPETDQHQQIQHGGGAVHMGDRPPASSIHPETQPPQSGISYSSPSGQHVQPQVSCPQTQNDQTQQQQQLSVIQPQMQGVQPEVVPVAPGSQPVPGAPPQYGVYYQPSLPPQIPTQQVMIPPSSQSSSPQQQQQPESSSTLQISSLPQTQQLQSCASDPSPPIMSPPVNAEHLYFLYQASCLSVLQAPVSVPQSAPVEQPAGSTALVPPSVESCLSDAASGLSDGNDGSSTSGGRHEGRSLKRHQRRSVRSRSRHEKTARAKLNVLSISNVGDRVAECQLETHNRKMVTFKFDLDGDNPEEIAQIMVQSEFILESERESFIEQIREVIEMADEKGEGMKEGFPQISDHPQQPELSVPMMPGISPSTAAQVVHSAGRRFIVSPVPESRLREQFFGAPSANTSFGDESAPGPMTLGLSLSAPTGMLQQAFSKMREARIERSNTLDPPAVEQEPGPVQSSEAGIGPNSNLAPPEVSTTGTSFPAVPLSSTATSSPPASTGRVSPPPISAQSQTTAPVTSDQSPAPQSSHDAGPSQHPPAAVIPPSSSTISPPSVQTSVPAVTGPQSSVAIVTPSSTGTVPATEQQPFNSAVSSSQPMSSSIHATQHNTSQPVTISSQPPPPASLPSQSQVQPQPVESEGADLQTKTAGRDDIQALDKKLRSLFKDQSTTSSSSMDPSQNTGTSSPPAGTASPPPGAAMVPPSNLPLSSGVQGVLGPTTTPGQGITPAGHAQTPPTKPRAQTLPTGFDQAATPPSDLVPPFPGPNQSQQPLGNLDAELRRALSPETVQGGNRVQPPAAGFTLGRFQVSVASDGTSSSIPGPASIVSSSSMTPSSSSTSSSSSSSSSSSSSSPSSPENTLHRSSNLAKGVCEFDALPAGPASQSTTIGRFQVSTSTNATSGPTTGSKVGRFSVTVTPAPAAGPSPSPGSGIQNGPSSSNSEPHNTHTHYSSDNDDDSEAEDEALQKEISRLREKHMLEIQALQSRQKEEIEGLFTRMGKPPPPSVCSPAVAMAGGRRRRKSHRSARSSGQPSPVHSGSPASAQSVHGSESSPKQSPPSATETSQAANRSSIQQLRSSPSMPSLSSCSTGSSVTGSINGSGNCQNHSASLNQATGPTPPASHTQKGKGTFTDDLHQLVDNWARDAISLSQCKRGPKTGTQAAVGHDIIPPTNMGRKFSAPGYLCPSLPTPSSATSTTSTHLPNPANPSVPLGPRKGSLGPVAPGFGYTSAPYSAPQWAGPTGTCQVGIQYQPPTTASVSMHQGYHLGTTQAPQTSVNPGGSNLRPT; encoded by the exons ATGTCGGAAAAGCCAGACGACAAAATGGTGAAGTTCCTGGCTCCCCCTCAGAAGAGTGGAAATGGCCCCAGTTCTGGTTCAGATTCGATGGTGAGTGACTGTCGGCCAACCGAAGTGAGACGCCGGCATCACACAATGGAGCGTGATCGCTGTAACCCCGAACACCGCTTCCTACGCCGCAGTGTCATCAGTGATTCAAATGCTACGGCATTGGCCCTCCCTTTACCCAGCAAAATCCCGATCCCTGCACCTCAACGGGTTCAGCCACGTGAAGTGGCACCCCAGCGGCAACAGGCTGCCGTGGGTGCCCATTTGCCAAGGGCTGAACCAAGTTTAGCTAAACATGAGGAGCCTGCTCAAAGACGAGGTAGTGAAGACGAAGAAGGAAGAGATATAGAAATAGCCAAGGTGGATGTAGTGCCTTCAGAGCAAGAGCCTGTCAGCGTACAAGATATCTGTGATGGAGAGGTGGTGGTAGCAGCCCACTCCGCACCATGTTTAGGAACAGAATTGCCAAGTCAAACAGAACCTGAAAGCACCACCGAGGTTAAGGTGAATCatgaagaagagggggaggaagaagatAAGGACTCTGCCAAGGCACGggcagaagcagagcagagagaagcgGAGAAAAAAGTGCAGGAGGACATCGAAGAGGCAGAGACCAAAGCAGTGGGAACATCACCGGATGGGCGTTTCCTGAAGTTCGATATAGAAATTGGACGTGGCTCCTTCAAGACTGTCTACAAAGGCTTGGACACTGAGACCACAGTGGAGGTGGCTTGGTGCGAGCTGCAG GATCGTAAGCTGTCAAAGACGGAGAGGCAGCGCTTTAAGGAGGAAGCAGGGATGTTAAAAGGACTACAGCATCCCAACATTGTCCGCTTTTATGACTCCTGGGAGGGACCATCCAAAGGCAGGAAGTGCATTGTACTGGTCACTGAACTCATGACTTCTGGCACACTCAAAAC ATATCTGAAGCGGTTCAAGGTGATGAAAATTAAAGTACTGCGGAGCTGGTGTAGACAGATCCTCAAGGGACTCCACTTCCTTCATACTCGGGCTCCCCCCATCATCCACAGGGACCTTAAGTGCgacaacattttcatcactgGCCCAACTGGATCTGTCAAGATCGGAGACTTGGGGCTGGCCACACTGAAGCGTGCGTCATTTGCCAAGAGTGTTATAG GTACCCCTGAGTTCATGGCGCCTGAGATGTATGAGGAGAAGTACGACGAGTCAGTGGATGTGTATGCCTTTGGAATGTGCATGCTGGAGATGGCCACCTCAGAGTACCCTTACTCAGAGTGCCAGAATGCTGCACAGATCTACCGCAGAGTTACCAGC gGGGTGAAGCCGGGCAGCTTCGACAAGGTGGCCATTCCAGAAGTGAAGGAGATCATCGAGGGATGTATTCGCCAGAACAAGGACGAGAG GTACTCAATCAAGGACCTTCTGAACCATGCCTTCTTCCAGGAGGACACAGGGGTGCGAGTGGAGTTGGCAGAAGAAGATGATGGAGAAATGGTGGCTATTAAGCTGTGGCTGAGAATTGAGGATGTGAAGAAACTCAAGGGGAAATACAAAGACAACGAAGCTATTGAGTTTTCGTTTGACCTCAACAAAGACGTCCCAGAGGATGTGGCTCAGGAGATG GTTGAGTCTGGTTATGTGTGTGACGGCGACCACAAGACCATTGCAAAGGCCATAAAGGACAGGGTGTCTCTAATTAGTCGTAAGAGAGCACAGCGACAACAG GTCCGAGAAGAtcaggagaagaggaggatagaagaagaacagcagaGTCTACTACTGCAAGCACAGCAACAAGGCCAACAGCCGGGCACAGAGATGCCTCAGTCCCAGCCTGTGCGACAGCCAGCTTCTTACGTCCCTTCACAACCAAcccaacacagcacacagattTCTGCCCAAACTCCATCTCAGCAGAGCCTTCAGAGCTCCAACTACAGCACTTCTCAATCAGTGCAACTGACTGGCATGCCACAGGGGGTCCCGTTTGTCCCCCACTCAACTGGACAACTCCCAGGGTCAGTTCAGGGTCAGAGTGTGGCCCCCATCCAGCCAGAGTCAGAGGAGCCTGAGACTGACCAACACCAACAAATACAGCATGGTGGAGGGG CTGTTCACATGGGAGACAGACCACCTgcttcctccatccatcctgaAACCCAACCTCCTCAGTCTGGAATATCATACAGCTCCCCTTCGGGTCAGCATGTGCAGCCCCAGGTGTCATGCCCGCAGACACAAAATGATcaaacgcagcagcagcagcagttgtcgGTG ATTCAACCTCAGATGCAAGGTGTTCAGCCTGAAGTTGTTCCTGTTGCACCAGGCAGCCAGCCTGTTCCAGGGGCACCTCCACAG TACGGCGTTTACTACCAACCATCGCTTCCCCCTCAG ATTCCCACCCAGCAAGTGATGATACCCCCATCTTCTCAGTCGTCCTCCccccaacagcagcaacagccagAGAGTAGCAGTACTCTACAGATCTCCAGTCTACCACAGACACAACAGCTACAG TCTTGCGCCAGTGATCCAAGTCCTCCTATCATGTCTCCTCCAGTCAACGCAGAGCATCTATACTTCCTCTATCAGGCCTCATGCCTCTCTGTACTGCAG gccCCTGTGAGTGTTCCTCAGTCAGCACCAGTGGAGCAGCCTGCAGGATCCACTGCTCTGGTGCCACCATCTGTAGAAAG ctgtctgtcagaTGCAGCTTCAGGTCTTAGTGACGGCAATGATGGAAGCTCCACATCAGGAGGTCGCCATGAGGGACGCTCACTGAAGCGCCACCAGCGGCGATCTGTACGCAGCCGCTCCCGTCACGAAAAGACTGCAAGGGCCAAGCTAAATGTTCTCAGC ATCTCTAATGTGGGAGACAGAGTAGCAGAGTGTCAactggaaacacacaacaggAAGATGGTGACATTCAAGTTTGACCTTGATGGAGACAATCCGGAGGAGATTGCACAGATCATG GTACAGAGTGAGTTCATCTTGGAGAGTGAGCGAGAGTCCTTCATCGAGCAGATCCGTGAAGTCATAGAAATGGCCGACGAGAAAGGAGAGGGCATGAAGGAAGGTTTTCCGCAG ATAAGTGATCACCCGCAACAGCCCGAGCTGTCTGTTCCCATGATGCCAG GTATTTCCCCCAGCACTGCAGCCCAGGTGGTGCATTCAGCAGGACGAAGGTTCATCGTCAGCCCAGTGCCAGAGTCCCGTCTCAGAGAGCAGTTCTTTGGCGCTCCGTCTGCTAATACCTCCTTTGGAGATGAATCTGCACCAG GTCCTATGACATTGGGTCTTTCTCTATCTGCTCCAACTGGGATGCTCCAGCAGGCCTTCAGTAAAATGAGGGAGGCTCGTATAGAGAGAAGCAATACTCTTGATCCCCCTGCTGTGGAGCAAGAACCAGGCCCTGTCCAGTCCAGTGAAGCTGGAATTGGCCCAAACTCAAACCTGGCTCCTCCAGAGGTTTCTACCACAGGCACTTCTTTTCCTGCTGTACCTCTCTCATCCACTGCAACATCTTCACCACCTGCCTCAACTGGGAGAGTTTCCCCTCCACCCATCTCTGCTCAGTCCCAAACTACAGCTCCTGTCACCAGTGATCAAAGTCCAGCACCTCAGTCTTCACACGATGCAGGCCCCTCTCAGCATCCACCAGCTGCTGTCATTCCTCCCTCATCTTCCACCAtctctcctccatcagtccAGACCTCCGTCCCGGCCGTGACAGGGCCTCAGTCTTCTGTTGCTATTGTCACACCCAGTAGTACCGGTACTGTCCCTGCTACAGAGCAGCAGCCTTTTAATAGCGCTGTTTCGTCCTCTCAGCCTATGAGTTCGTCCATTCatgcaacacagcacaacacctCCCAGCCTGTCACCATTTCCTctcagccccctcctcctgcctcactACCCAGTCAGAGCCAGGTCCAGCCACAGCCAGTGGAGTCAGAAGGAGCTGACCTCCAGACCAAGACAGCTGGTAGGGATGATATCCAAGCTCTAGATAAGAAGCTACGCTCCCTCTTTAAAGACCAGAGCACCACCTCGTCCTCATCAATGGATCCCAGTCAGAACACAGGCACCTCTTCTCCTCCGGCTGGGACTGCTTCCCCTCCACCAGGAGCCGCCATGGTGCCTCCATCAAACCTTCCCCTCAGCTCTGGGGTGCAGGGTGTCCTGGGCCCCACAACCACCCCAGGACAGGGTATTACCCCTGCAGGACATGCACAGACACCTCCAACTAAACCAAGGGCACAG ACGTTACCGACTGGTTTTGATCAAGCTGCTACTCCTCCCTCTGACCTTGTTCCCCCATTTCCTGGACCAAATCAG TCACAACAGCCCCTGGGTAATTTGGATGCCGAGTTGAGGAGAGCTCTGAGTCCAGAGACTGTTCAGGGTGGTAACAGAGTtcagcctccagcagctggtttCACTCTTGGACGTTTTCAA gTATCTGTTGCCAGTGATGGCACGTCCAGCAGCATTCCAGGTCCAGCCAGCATTGTTTCCTCTTCGTCTATGACACCGtcctcttcctctacctcctcctcttcctcctcttcttcctcgtcctcctcgtcctccccctcAAGTCCAGAAAATACCCTCCACCGGTCATCCAATCTGGCCAAAGGAGTTTGTGAATTTGACGCTCTCCCAGCTGGTCCGGCCAGTCAGTCCACCACTATCGGCCGCTTCCAAGTGTCCACGAGCACTAACGCCACATCTGGGCCAACCACTGGTTCTAAAGTGGGACGTTTCTCCGTCACGG TGAccccagctccagcagcaggccCAAGTCCTTCACCTGGCTCTGGTATCCAGAACGGGCCCTCATCCTCAAACTCTGAGcctcataacacacacactcattacagTAGTGACAATGACGATGACTCTGAGGCTGAGGATGAGGCCTTGCAGAAAGAAATCAGTCGTCTCAGAGAAAA ACACATGCTGGAGATCCAGGCCTTGCAGTCCCGTCAGAAGGAGGAGATAGAGGGTCTGTTCACACGGATGGGAAAAcccccacctccctctgttTGCTCCCCTGCTGTGGCGATGGCTGGAGGTCGACGCAGGCGCAAAAGCCACAGATCTGCTCGCAGTAGTGGACAGCCCAGCCCTGTACACTCAG GATCTCCAGCCTCGGCTCAGAGTGTTCATGGTTCAGAATCCTCTCCAAAGCAAAGTCCACCCTCAGCAACAGAGACATCACAAGCAGCCAACAGATCATCCATACAGCAGCTCAGATCCTCTCCATCCATGCCCAGCCTTAGTAGTTGCTCTACAG GATCGAGTGTGACCGGCTCTATAAATGGTTCAGGCAACTGCCAGAATCACTCTGCCTCCCTGAATCAGGCTACTGGACCTACTCCTCCTGCCTCTCACACCCAGAAGGGCAAGGGCACCTTCACTGATGACCTGCACCAACTGGTAGATAACTGGGCCAGAGATGCCATCAGCCTCTCCCAGTGCAAGAGAGGGCCTAAAACTGGAACACAGGCAGCAGTGGGACATGAT ATCATTCCTCCAACCAACATGGGCCGTAAATTCTCAGCTCCAGGGTATCTCTGCCCATCACTTCCCACGCCCTCCAGCGCCACGTCCACCACCTCCACGCACCTCCCCAACCCAGCCAACCCGTCTGTCCCTTTGGGGCCTCGCAAAGGCTCTCTGGGTCCAGTCGCCCCGGGGTTTGGATACACCTCAGCCCCGTACAGCGCTCCTCAGTGGGCAGGACCCACAGGCACATGCCAGGTCGGCATACAGTACCAGCCGCCTACAACAGCCTCAGTTTCAATGCACCAAGGCTACCACCTGGGGACCACACAAGCCCCCCAGACATCAGTGAACCCCGGAGGGTCCAACCTGAGGCCTACGTAG